The Muntiacus reevesi chromosome 10, mMunRee1.1, whole genome shotgun sequence genome has a segment encoding these proteins:
- the LOC136176311 gene encoding spermatogenesis-associated protein 31E1-like, whose amino-acid sequence MPTEAPEEQSRTQILPRFHVWNEAVRVLEMGVAQQGGVGCVRPIAPGLGACRDCLKELEEIRDLTSLLQPHVGRFPEKGNSHQLASQDPLGKVCKAAAAGAHQPYREETAPTVSPAPLTEQPLPQASTRSSDSIPALFSVHSDSSLSASQIPEPFLPLDRLSPQPLAVSPTPPGSPDAVARPAPPTASSVPQPPGAMLNLSQGESMALPLGTISHRSSPPSPWRPAISNLVHSSCPLSGLSWWQGAENTWSSSTVTHFESQQEHLSSYPAEASFWGDLTNRQVEAGSISFVNPDAQKLLEILITKRVELKIWKKKGKEVEAGFWIIKGKPEQLLGPEKAPYPGALGDPLEKTCSHLFWGLPFLHSESLVATVTVPGSPLELHPILFNECSKTKPLQIPAKVTSQLSLSQPLTSTVAQPLTSTVAQAQPKLLIPTMAQFQPPPQGHMETQAQPLPLISVLPQYQPQPRVYLETQTQPLPLTPTMPHCQARTRAHVQTRAQPQPLSTTIPQCQPSPRARIETQTRRLPLTSIMPQCQPSPRSAHISPSLPIQPSSSKPQKRYGEVSYATVQSKGQISVPKAIQNLEHHFLMKQLKSGKILPSLVKRYQHVFSQVTPNRSQESRPSEAHISVATPFGDLISPEVRENLEHHLTKRFVQQQSDLPCRIQASQKVMRPQGEFSKLCQVQAKKGPSIPSAVLGKSRQDTQKMGSRSSARIPPEKDLCQDIEQSVGKILKDLYMISANTTVKVPGVKAESQRELSPDRKHPGLGVFMGVNTKQIQESPISVGVHCLRLTANRVVDLSGESNAYQETENLDSSQGGEASMNTFHESLVLSPYVRQDLETYILKFRVKHMWGLLLKVLKFILCLKLRKAHCIPLPRSTLKATCESGDRSKAQSTEVFGKPPQPQAGERMVTTEAAFPMETAFPTPSWASEETQGVMGGPLPGGTLKPSEVPLTSQGDKPPSQTPTYNFVGRIWHNEHIMGADKGNPEPWSSPSPAMASNEPQEKAGGWAFPDSYSSVTVVELDERSQSSMEQEAMEEDSGWKSTFESCLLIKSQSNNMDLRRSQSPKSNKCFSLNTKSVASSLEDLHFEAQLHKLECQGFTDKQKQAQGQATDVLLQDCETGATSTLLKNRRSDTFIAANNLPSQESLSCSQTLSSGGTTNSQMLYDVSSTGGSSQGQQEALRWQPQRTCQSKKFVPTDGRGNYRRSKLGQRKKGLAERRAYQARRMNHSGQEKESVESLRSKSYQFTLKKGQVPIESHFRKWIKQLLQWIFPNKSKRSEEHLQQGQPVAATTGYSSHYSSCQTQEPVKSRLITDSRTAEAQVLLTAVGKILKEKMVFHYRPHASELNCSGEDKDHTFPALRVCGGEHARS is encoded by the exons ATGCCCACGGAGGCTCCTGAGGAGCAGAGCAGAACACAGATACTTCCCAGATTCCATGTGTGGAATGAAGCTGTGAGGGTCCTGGAAATGGGTGTGGCCCAGCAGGGGGGTGTGGGCTGCGTTCGACCAATAGCACCTGGATTGGGAG CTTGCAGAGATTGCCTGAAAGAATTGGAAGAGATCCGGGACCTGACTTCACTTCTGCAACC CCACGTGGGGAGGTTCCCTGAAAAGGGCAACTCTCATCAGCTCGCCTCTCAAGATCCCCTTGGGAAGGTGTGCAAAGCAGCAGCTGCTGGAGCCCACCAGCCATACAGGGAAGAGACTGCTCCCACCGTGTCCCCGGCTCCTCTGACTGAGCAGCCTCTACCTCAGGCCTCCACCCGTTCTTCAGACTCAATTCCCGCCTTATTTTCTGTTCACTCGGATTCCTCCTTGAGTGCCTCTCAAATACCAGAGCCTTTCCTTCCCCTGGACAGACTTTCACCCCAGCCACTGGCTGTTTCTCCTACCCCGCCTGGCTCCCCTGATGCAGTGGCCCGCCCTGCACCTCCGACAGCCTCCTCCGTCCCACAGCCACCAGGGGCCATGCTGAATCTCAGTCAGGGTGAATCCATGGCACTCCCATTGGGCACCATCTCACACCGGTCATCTCCACCCTCCCCTTGGAGACCAGCCATCTCAAACCTAGTCCATTCAAGCTGCCCCCTTTCAGGCCTGTCTTGGTGGCAGGGGGCTGAAAACACCTGGAGCTCCTCCACTGTGACGCACTTTGAGTCCCAGCAAGAACACCTTTCCAGTTATCCGGCAGAGGCCTCGTTCTGGGGAGACCTCACAAACAGACAGGTGGAGGCGGGTAGCATCTCTTTTGTGAACCCGGATGCCCAGAAGCTGCTGGAGATACTAATCACAAAAAGAGTAGAATTAAAGAtctggaagaagaaaggaaaggaggtggaGGCAGGCTTTTGGATCATAAAAGGCAAGCCAGAGCAACTGCTTGGTCCCGAGAAGGCCCCATATCCTGGCGCTTTGGGGGACCCTCTAGAGAAGACATGCAGCCAtctcttctggggtctccctttTCTGCACAGTGAGTCTCTGGTGGCTACTGTCACAGTACCTGGGTCCCCTTTAGAGTTACACCCTATCTTATTCAATGAATGCTCTAAGACCAAACCACTCCAAATTCCGGCTAAAGTAACATCACAGCTGTCATTGTCCCAGCCCTTGACCTCCACTGTGGCCCAGCCCTTGACCTCCACTGTGGCCCAGGCACAACCCAAACTCTTGATTCCAACCATGGCCCAGTTTCAACCACCACCTCAGGGTCACATGGAGACCCAGGCGCAACCCTTACCCTTGATTTCAGTCCTGCCCCAATATCAGCCACAACCTCGGGTTTACTTGGAGACTCAGACCCAACCCCTGCCCTTGACTCCAACTATGCCCCATTGTCAAGCACGAACTCGGGCTCACGTTCAGACCCGGGCCCAGCCCCAACCCTTGTCTACAACCATACCCCAATGTCAGCCATCACCTCGGGCTCGCATAGAGACCCAGACCCGACGCCTGCCTTTGACATCAATCATGCCCCAGTGTCAACCATCACCTAGGTCTGCTCATATCTCACCATCTCTTCCAATCCAACCATCTTCTTCTAAACCACAGAAGAGGTATGGTGAAGTATCTTATGCAACAGTCCAAAGTAAGGGACAAATTTCTGTCCCAAAAGCAATTCAAAACCTGGAACATCACTTTTTGATGAAGcaattaaaaagtgggaaaatTTTACCCTCGTTGGTTAAAAGATATCAGCATGTTTTTAGTCAAGTCACCCCCAACCGTTCCCAGGAGAGCAGGCCTTCCGAGGCCCACATCTCTGTCGCCACCCCTTTTGGGGATTTGATCAGCCCTGAGGTTCGGGAGAACCTGGAGCACCACCTTACCAAAAGGTTCGTGCAGCAACAGAGTGACCTGCCCTGCAGAATCCAAGCTTCTCAGAAAGTGATGCGGCCTCAGGGTGAATTCTCAAAGCTTTGTCAGGTACAGGCTAAGAAGGGGCCCTCAATACCCTCTGCAGTTCTAGGCAAAAGCCGCCAGGACACACAGAAGATGGGGTCCAGATCCTCGGCAAGGATCCCACCAGAAAAGGACCTTTGCCAGGATATAGAACAAAGTGTGGGGAAGATCCTGAAAGATCTATATATGATCTCAGCCAACACCACAGTGAAGGTTCCAGGAGTGAAGGCTGAGTCACAAAGAGAGTTGAGTCCAGACAGGAAGCATCCAGGTTTGGGAGTCTTTATGGGCGTGAACACTAAGCAGATTCAAGAGAGTCCAATCTCTGTGGGTGTCCATTGTTTGAGACTTACTGCCAACCGTGTTGTAGATCTTTCCGGAGAGTCAAATGCTtatcaagaaacagaaaatctagaTTCCTCTCAGGGAGGGGAAGCCTCCATGAACACCTTCCATGAGTCTCTTGTCCTCAGTCCTTATGTCAGACAGGATTTGGAAACATATATACTAAAATTTCGGGTGAAGCATATGTGGGGCTTACTCCTCAAGGTCCTCAAGTTCATACTTTGCTTGAAGTTGAGAAAGGCCCACTGCATACCCCTTCCAAGATCCACCTTGAAAGCTACTTGTGAATCTGGGGACCGCTCAAAAGCCCAGTCTACAGAGGTCTTTGGAAAACCTCCTCAGCCCCAAGCTGGAGAGAGAATGGTAACAACCGAGGCAGCTTTCCCCATGGAGACTGCCTTCCCCACTCCCTCATGGGCCAGCGAGGAAACCCAGGGAGTCATGGGAGGACCCCTACCTGGTGGCAcccttaagccctcagaggtCCCTCTGACTAGTCAGGGAGACAAGCCTCCTTCTCAGACCCCTACGTACAACTTTGTGGGCAGAATCTGGCACAATGAGCATATCATGGGGGCTGACAAAGGCAACCCAGAGCCTTGGAGCAGTCCAAGTCCAGCAATGGCCAGCAATGAGCCACAGGAGAAAGCCGGGGGATGGGCTTTCCCAGACTCCTACTCTAGTGTGACAGTAGTCGAACTTGATGAAAGGTCCCAATCTTCCATGGAACAAGAGGCCATGGAAGAGGACTCTGGTTGGAAAAGTACTTTTGAATCTTGCTTGCTGATCAAATCGCAAAGTAATAATATGGATTTGAGGAGATCACAGTCTCCAAAATCCAATAAATGCTTCTCATTGAATACAAAGTCTGTTGCCTCAAGTTTAGAAGATCTACACTTTGAGGCACAGCTTCATAAGCTTGAGTGCCAAGGTTTCACAGATAAGCAGAAACAGGCTCAAGGCCAGGCCACTGATGTGCTCCTTCAAGACTGTGAAACTGGGGCCACTAGCACGCTTCTCAAAAACCGTCGCTCAGATACGTTCATTGCCGCAAACAACTTGCCTTCTCAGGAATCCCTGTCCTGTTCCCAGACCTTGTCCAGTGGAGGCACGACCAATTCCCAGATGCTCTATGATGTTTCATCAACCGGAGGGAGCAGccaggggcagcaggaggccCTAAGGTGGCAGCCCCAACGTACGTGCCAGAGCAAGAAGTTCGTCCCCACTGATGGGAGAGGGAATTACAGGAGGTCCAAACTAGGACAGCGTAAAAAAGGATTGGCAGAACGGAGGGCCTACCAGGCCCGCAGGATGAACCACTCTGGCCAGGAAAAGGAATCAGTAGAATCACTAAGAAGCAAGTCCTACCAGTTTACCTTGAAGAAGGGACAGGTTCCTATAGAAAGCCACTTCAGAAAATGGATTAAGCAGCTGCTACAGTGGATTTTCCCCAATAAAAGCAAAAGATcagaagagcacctgcaacaagGCCAGCCTGTAGCAGCCACTACTGGCTACAGTAGCCACTACAGCAGCTGCCAGACCCAGGAACCAGTCAAAAGTAGACTGATTACGGACAGCAGGACTGCGGAGGCTCAGGTTCTCTTGACGGCTGTTGGAAAgatcctgaaggagaaaatggtatTTCACTATAGGCCTCATGCCTCGGAGTTAAATTG CAGTGGTGAGGACAAAGATCATACGTTCCCAGCTCTAAGGGTGTGTGGTGGGGAGCATGCACGCTCCTGA